The following coding sequences lie in one Pontibacter sp. G13 genomic window:
- the cmr6 gene encoding type III-B CRISPR module RAMP protein Cmr6, with amino-acid sequence MIEAKIRVIIKDGGIEAKVRLEKNRKAWKYANEFEFGFVTNGWEKCLINGWPDFSEIEYNGKTIPINELILHERETEAQKKEERNLARKEAERLQEALKKSDLGHLLPKDTRKVLAFVEPKSIDSLHQYINLALPTDRPKSKESKDELSLARFKNQSFQDQGLPDNMEHTARELLGEALTATLTCKTSSRLALGLGGGSVYETGLTLHHVYGIPYIPASSVKGAARSWIIQQVFDGKESLAIKNQRFCDLFGCPSVLLVEEGGKKNQVTSYYEGLGDPSISGSRQGCITFFDAFPVGEGQVEKDIMTPHYGDYYTKSDDTPPADYLEPSPIEFLTVAANTKFKFILGQHRNLPLAPAGNTQILGGEGDSYLAIAFHWLELALLQRGIGAKTAVGYGFMEKV; translated from the coding sequence ATGATTGAGGCAAAAATTCGAGTTATCATAAAAGATGGAGGAATAGAAGCCAAAGTTCGACTAGAGAAAAACAGGAAAGCCTGGAAATATGCTAATGAGTTTGAATTTGGTTTCGTTACGAATGGATGGGAGAAATGTCTAATCAATGGATGGCCCGATTTCTCTGAAATAGAGTACAATGGGAAAACTATCCCAATAAATGAACTGATTTTGCATGAAAGGGAGACTGAAGCACAGAAAAAGGAAGAAAGAAACTTAGCGCGGAAAGAAGCAGAGAGACTTCAAGAGGCGCTAAAAAAAAGCGATTTGGGGCATTTACTTCCCAAGGATACGCGAAAAGTTCTGGCATTTGTAGAACCCAAATCCATTGATTCTCTCCATCAATACATTAACCTCGCACTTCCAACTGATCGCCCGAAAAGTAAGGAGTCTAAGGACGAGTTATCCCTTGCTCGATTCAAAAACCAATCCTTCCAAGATCAGGGACTCCCTGACAACATGGAACACACTGCAAGGGAGCTGCTAGGAGAGGCTTTAACGGCCACTTTGACTTGCAAAACTTCTAGTCGCCTAGCATTAGGCCTGGGAGGCGGTAGTGTTTACGAAACTGGCCTTACCCTCCATCATGTCTATGGAATCCCTTACATTCCCGCCAGTTCGGTAAAGGGAGCTGCGAGATCTTGGATTATCCAACAAGTATTCGACGGAAAAGAAAGTTTGGCAATTAAGAATCAGCGGTTTTGCGACTTGTTTGGCTGCCCCTCGGTGCTGTTGGTGGAAGAGGGTGGAAAGAAGAATCAAGTAACAAGCTATTATGAGGGCTTGGGAGATCCTTCCATTTCCGGCTCCCGCCAAGGCTGCATTACTTTCTTCGATGCATTTCCAGTAGGTGAAGGGCAAGTGGAAAAAGATATCATGACCCCGCACTATGGGGATTATTACACGAAATCGGATGATACTCCTCCAGCTGATTATCTGGAACCATCCCCTATTGAATTCCTCACAGTAGCAGCGAATACTAAATTCAAATTCATCCTCGGGCAGCATCGAAATTTGCCATTGGCTCCTGCTGGAAATACCCAGATCTTGGGCGGGGAGGGTGACTCCTATTTGGCAATTGCCTTCCATTGGTTAGAACTGGCACTGTTGCAGCGCGGCATAGGCGCCAAAACTGCAGTAGGATACGGATTTATGGAAAAGGTGTAA
- the csx20 gene encoding CRISPR-associated protein Csx20, producing MGTKLFLLFSHSLGEEQKEDARRRFGVEQFVPLPESLQKAWSNVPPDLPELKDFQLPIRNWLFQHATAGDYVLAQGDFGMVYHAVQDAWNLGLIPVYATTSRESKETIQADGSVRTQRIFKHVQFRIYGK from the coding sequence ATGGGAACCAAATTGTTTCTGCTCTTTTCCCATTCTTTGGGAGAAGAGCAGAAGGAGGATGCGAGAAGGAGATTTGGGGTAGAGCAATTTGTCCCGCTCCCAGAGTCCCTGCAAAAAGCATGGAGTAATGTGCCTCCGGATTTACCAGAGTTGAAGGACTTTCAACTTCCCATCAGGAATTGGCTGTTTCAACATGCCACGGCTGGAGACTACGTATTGGCTCAGGGGGATTTTGGGATGGTATATCATGCCGTACAAGATGCTTGGAATCTCGGGTTGATTCCGGTTTATGCAACGACTTCCAGAGAGTCCAAGGAAACAATCCAAGCTGATGGTTCTGTTAGGACCCAGCGAATCTTCAAACACGTTCAATTTAGAATTTACGGAAAATAG
- the csx2 gene encoding TIGR02221 family CRISPR-associated protein: MANILVLMLGTGRASLTEGKQLEYRTGTYVRSDGGQGEVITSFVGEAIVRLFSEESFDKVYILGTKNSQWHSVYAHSINETATDKELDWFEKISEEIDRPQPTRPAWIKEVERAFGEKIGVKVECQITPVGRNEEELWNLFETIVKIPAEGDKISIDITHGLRFQPMFMLLGLNYLKSIAENIQIGRIFYGAWELGNEYYEGKAPIYDLSTFLDLVDWIDGANSLQRYGDMKPILDIAKEKGFPSAFIQKGKEFDLALQLNKAGLLSYQAGAFHSQLMKVKKDETLDFKPYQLVSKAIERLPAQILKEQQPWREMLLMAERHLDKENQMTLAILATWEAIITRLEALYPSITGLQGFDKYKKMGYVARNGKVDEIRGTLTNFSKNAKRLSEFRNYVAHVRIEEKDTLNPKIILDEFPQLFKYFKQALESSEMDLIPQKLPISPKEAVDVP, encoded by the coding sequence ATGGCGAATATTCTTGTTTTGATGTTGGGGACCGGTAGAGCTTCGCTAACAGAGGGAAAACAGTTGGAATACCGGACTGGAACGTATGTTCGATCGGATGGTGGTCAAGGTGAGGTGATTACCTCATTTGTCGGAGAGGCGATTGTCCGCTTGTTTTCTGAGGAGTCATTTGATAAAGTCTATATCCTTGGCACTAAAAATTCACAATGGCACTCTGTGTATGCCCATAGCATCAACGAAACTGCTACTGACAAGGAGCTCGACTGGTTTGAGAAAATTTCTGAAGAAATTGATCGTCCTCAACCAACTAGACCAGCTTGGATCAAGGAAGTGGAGCGAGCTTTTGGAGAGAAAATCGGGGTAAAGGTTGAATGTCAAATTACACCTGTAGGTAGAAACGAGGAGGAGCTGTGGAACCTGTTTGAGACAATTGTTAAGATTCCTGCTGAGGGAGATAAAATATCAATTGACATTACGCATGGGCTTAGGTTTCAACCCATGTTCATGTTGTTGGGACTCAATTATTTGAAAAGTATTGCTGAGAATATCCAGATTGGGCGAATTTTCTATGGCGCATGGGAACTCGGGAATGAATATTATGAGGGGAAAGCACCTATCTATGATCTTTCTACTTTTCTGGACTTGGTTGATTGGATTGATGGAGCCAATTCACTTCAGCGTTATGGCGATATGAAACCCATTCTAGATATCGCAAAGGAAAAAGGGTTTCCAAGCGCTTTCATTCAGAAGGGGAAGGAGTTTGATCTTGCTCTTCAGCTTAACAAAGCAGGGCTGTTGAGTTACCAGGCTGGAGCTTTCCACAGTCAATTGATGAAGGTGAAGAAAGATGAGACATTAGACTTCAAGCCGTATCAATTGGTTTCGAAAGCCATCGAGCGTCTTCCTGCCCAGATTCTCAAAGAACAACAACCATGGCGGGAAATGCTGTTGATGGCCGAAAGGCATCTCGATAAAGAGAATCAAATGACCTTAGCTATACTTGCCACATGGGAAGCAATTATTACCAGATTGGAGGCGCTATATCCAAGTATTACAGGCCTACAAGGGTTCGATAAATACAAGAAAATGGGATATGTTGCCCGAAACGGAAAGGTTGATGAAATTCGAGGCACACTTACGAACTTTTCTAAAAATGCCAAGCGACTTAGTGAGTTTCGGAACTATGTAGCACATGTTCGAATAGAGGAAAAGGACACTCTGAACCCTAAAATAATCTTGGACGAGTTTCCTCAATTGTTTAAATATTTCAAACAAGCGCTTGAATCTTCGGAAATGGACTTAATTCCCCAGAAACTCCCAATTTCTCCAAAGGAGGCAGTTGACGTCCCCTAA